A genomic stretch from Planctomycetaceae bacterium includes:
- a CDS encoding HEAT repeat domain-containing protein has protein sequence MTMERFCRLQTFSVIPLAMMFLPIVGGCSQSLRMRMNPEKAWTEADAVLRRCAQDSNARTRWMALEALAHTQGQAAGPIFLNALTDASPGVRSAAAMAIGEVQYAPAKSVLQAMAKSKESNFWESDRRTYCAVIYALYRLGDSSRVQDLALLLRDKESEVRGSAAIIMGRIDHESAVRHLKMQQRDEQDRMVQIQIVESLSLLGDRASLRYLETYSKTPTEVLQVLAVHAMGRVKPAHLFKETLESLLCSDQPVLVRAAAAGALGRQGYFEQAGYDLCMKCVKDPAAVLRRETKDDYKITEEVSDVLCEIAAASLGYMGKDAAVDELYPLMHSPRGPLQVVAAMSVRRLLGEGQTMRVRPAPAAWMWW, from the coding sequence ATGACCATGGAAAGGTTTTGCCGGCTCCAGACATTTTCGGTGATCCCCCTGGCGATGATGTTTTTGCCCATCGTCGGCGGGTGCTCGCAATCCCTGCGAATGCGGATGAACCCCGAGAAGGCCTGGACCGAGGCCGACGCCGTTCTTCGACGCTGCGCGCAGGACAGCAATGCCCGCACGCGATGGATGGCCCTGGAGGCCCTGGCGCACACCCAGGGGCAGGCGGCCGGTCCGATTTTCCTCAATGCCCTCACCGACGCCAGCCCGGGCGTTCGCAGCGCCGCGGCGATGGCCATCGGCGAGGTGCAGTATGCCCCCGCCAAGAGCGTTCTTCAGGCAATGGCCAAGTCCAAGGAGAGTAACTTCTGGGAGAGCGACCGGCGGACGTACTGCGCGGTGATCTACGCGCTGTATCGCCTGGGCGACTCCTCGCGCGTGCAGGACCTGGCCCTGCTGCTGCGCGACAAGGAAAGCGAAGTGCGAGGCAGCGCCGCGATCATCATGGGACGCATCGACCATGAATCGGCCGTGCGCCACCTGAAGATGCAGCAGCGCGACGAGCAGGACCGCATGGTGCAGATCCAGATAGTCGAGTCGCTGTCGCTGCTGGGCGACCGCGCCTCGCTGCGGTATCTCGAAACCTACTCCAAGACCCCCACGGAGGTTCTCCAGGTTCTTGCCGTCCACGCGATGGGACGCGTCAAGCCCGCGCACCTGTTCAAGGAAACCCTCGAGTCGCTGCTCTGCAGCGACCAGCCCGTGCTGGTGCGTGCGGCCGCCGCGGGCGCGCTGGGACGCCAGGGATACTTCGAGCAGGCCGGATATGATTTGTGCATGAAGTGCGTGAAGGATCCGGCGGCCGTCCTGCGGCGTGAGACGAAGGACGATTATAAAATTACAGAAGAAGTGTCGGATGTGCTTTGCGAGATAGCGGCCGCCTCGCTGGGATATATGGGCAAGGACGCGGCAGTGGATGAATTGTATCCGCTGATGCACAGCCCGCGCGGACCGCTGCAGGTAGTGGCGGCCATGAGCGTGCGGCGGCTGCTGGGCGAGGGGCAGACGATGCGCGTGCGCCCCGCGCCGGCGGCATGGATGTGGTGGTAG